CATGCAGGGCACGTTTCGCGATTTTCTCGATAGCCTCATGCCGCGCCGTCCCACCCGGAGGCGGGTCTCGGTGCGCGAAGCCGAACGCATCCTGACCCAACAGGAGGCGTATCGCATGGTGGATGCGGGTTCGGTCATCGATGACGCGATTATCCGCGTCGAGGAGTCAGGCGTGATCTTCCTCGACGAGATCGACAAGACGATCTCCTCAGGAAATGACTACGGCGGAGATGTCTCGGGCGAGGGTGTGCAGCGCGACTTGCTGCCAATCGTCGAAGGATCGGTCGTCATGACGAGATACGGCCCCGTCAAGACCGATCACATTCTGTTCATCGCTGCGGGATCGTTTCACGATTCGCGACCAAGCGATCTGATTCCCGAACTGCAAGGGCGGTTCCCGATTCGTGTCGAGCTCAGCAGCCTGGAGGAGGACGATCTCTACCGCATCCTCACAGAGCCGCGCAATGCGTTGACACGGCAATACGAGGCTCTGCTGGCCACTGAAGGGGTGGAGCTCGTCTTCACGGACGAATCGCTGCGTGAGATGGCGCGTCTGGCCACGCTCGTGAATGGGCGCACTGAGGATATCGGCGCGCGGCGCTTGCAGACGATCTTCGAGAAGGTTTTGGAGGACATCTCCTTCTCGGCGAGCGATCAGCCGGGCGAGCGAATCCAGATCGAAGCCGGATTCGTCGCTGAGCGGATTGGCGAGATTGCCGAAGACGAAGACCTGAGCAACTTTATCCTCTGAGTCCGAACGAACGCAGGCACAACTGGACACGTGGCACGACCAGGCGAGGCGGGTGTTGCGGCGCGGTTGTCGCTGGTAGGGCGGGGTGCTACACTCCCGCCCATTCTTCACATCCGCGCGCGGGTTCAACGATGTAGCTCGTGAGTGACTGCCTCAACAGCAGTCGGTACAGGTCGACGACCGGGTAGCCGAATCTCATGCTTCGATACATTCTCTTCCGCGTCGCTTTGCTCGTTCCCACTGTGTTCCTGATGGCATGCGTGACCTTTGTCATCATGCAGTTGACGCCTGGCAGCCCGTTCGCGCTGGGCAACATGGATCGCATCACCCCCGAAGCACGCGCGCGCATCGAAGCGCAGTATGGGCTGGACGACCCGAAGATCGTCCAGTTCGGCCGCTACCTCAAGAACTCGCTTCAGGGCGACTTCGGCGTCTCGTATGTGTGGCGAGGCCAGGAGGTTAGCAGCATCATTCGCCGCACCTTCCCGGTTTCGCTGCAGCTCGGATTCATGGCGTTGATCGTGGCGGTAGTCGTCGGCATCACGCTTGGCACGCTTGCGGCCGTCAACCAGAATGGCCCGATCGACTATATGTCGATGACCTCGGCGATCCTCTTCTACAGCATGCCGAACTTCGTCATGGGGTTCTTGCTCCTGCTCTTGTTCGCGGTTTGGTTACCGCAACGCGGGCTGGATCTGGGATTCTCCGTGCAAGGTTGGGAGCGACCGCAGGACTGGATTTTGCCGACGCTGGCCCTGGCTGCCGCGCCGCTCGCCTCGATCGCCCGCTATACGCGTGGCTGCATGGTCGAGGTCATCCGTTCCGACTACGTGCGCACCGCGCGCGCAAAGGGTCTGGCAGAGCGCAAAGTCATCGTCAAGCATGTCCTCAAGAACGCGCTCATCCCCGTGATCACCATCATTGGACCCATCTTTGCCGCCATTGGCACCGGAACCTTCTTCGTGGAGCAGGTGTTCAACATCCCCGGAATGGGCAAGTTCTATGTGCAGAGCATGCTGACCAAGGATCAGCCGATGATCATGGCGGTGGTGCTCATCTATGGGATCTTCCTGGCGCTCATGAACATTCTGGTGGACGTGATCAACGCCTTTATCGATCCACGTATCCGGTACTAGCGGTCGATCCGGGGAAACGATGTCGCGAGCCTCTGAACACTCCTTCGATACGCCAACCCCAGTCATCCTGGGAGACGGCCAGGACGTGAACCCCGCGCTAGGCGCAGCAGATTCGATATCCGCCGAGCAAGCCGCGGAAGCTGGTTCGCTCGCAGCGCTTGGCGCGTCTGGCGAGGAATGGACCCGGCCGCATTCGAATCTCTGGGCCGATGCCTTCCGCCGCCTGATTCGCAACCGGCTCGCGTTGATCGGGCTGATCATCGTCACCGTTTTCGTGCTGATCGCCCTCCTGGCGCCTATTCTCGCTCCCTATGGACAAAGCGAAGTGGTCGACGTTCGGCTTACGCGCTTCGCCCCGAGCTGGAACTGGCCGATGGGGCTGGACAAGAACGGGCGCGACATCTTCAGCCGCCTCATGTGGGGAGCGCGTGTTTCCCTGATCGTGGGATTGGCCTCGTATGCCCTGATCCTGTGCATTGCGCTGCCATTTGGATCGATCGCCG
The genomic region above belongs to Thermomicrobiales bacterium and contains:
- the hslU gene encoding ATP-dependent protease ATPase subunit HslU; translation: MAEAARQADRMETPRRAGGDGAEEPLVENLTPAQIVRELDLHIIGQNDAKRAVAVALRNRYRRRLLPDELREEIHPRNILMIGPTGVGKTEIARRVAKMVDAPFIKVEATKFTEVGYVGRDVESIVRDLVEVAISNQHNKRMDEVKEQASQLAEERLADLVTEQMLRRKPVRNGKRQGDDAGPDEQDARRTLTEQRRAQRERKRMLRLLQDHQLDEETVEIEIDYDEFGGAGDFDPGEFGDDFDDMQGTFRDFLDSLMPRRPTRRRVSVREAERILTQQEAYRMVDAGSVIDDAIIRVEESGVIFLDEIDKTISSGNDYGGDVSGEGVQRDLLPIVEGSVVMTRYGPVKTDHILFIAAGSFHDSRPSDLIPELQGRFPIRVELSSLEEDDLYRILTEPRNALTRQYEALLATEGVELVFTDESLREMARLATLVNGRTEDIGARRLQTIFEKVLEDISFSASDQPGERIQIEAGFVAERIGEIAEDEDLSNFIL
- a CDS encoding ABC transporter permease; translation: MLRYILFRVALLVPTVFLMACVTFVIMQLTPGSPFALGNMDRITPEARARIEAQYGLDDPKIVQFGRYLKNSLQGDFGVSYVWRGQEVSSIIRRTFPVSLQLGFMALIVAVVVGITLGTLAAVNQNGPIDYMSMTSAILFYSMPNFVMGFLLLLLFAVWLPQRGLDLGFSVQGWERPQDWILPTLALAAAPLASIARYTRGCMVEVIRSDYVRTARAKGLAERKVIVKHVLKNALIPVITIIGPIFAAIGTGTFFVEQVFNIPGMGKFYVQSMLTKDQPMIMAVVLIYGIFLALMNILVDVINAFIDPRIRY